The following nucleotide sequence is from Populus trichocarpa isolate Nisqually-1 chromosome 11, P.trichocarpa_v4.1, whole genome shotgun sequence.
aaaaaaaaactgttcacgtgaacaatgcgagtgaattaaaattaactgcactggttttttgaaaaaaaaaaaactgttcactttAATGAACAGTGTGACATTGGAGCACGGCTCCACTGTTCAGTGGTTTCTCCTCACGAGAAGCAGCAAATGCTGCTTCTACAAAACCTGCAGCACAACTGAATTTTTGGTGGGTCCTACCAGTATTAAATTGCGTTTTTTCTTTCACCAAATGTTTATATCTGTGGCTTGTAAACAGTGcgagtaaattaaaattaattgcactggtttttcaaaaaaaataaaattaactgtactagttttttgaaaacaaaaaatatttacgtGAACagtacaaataaattaaaattcaattgttCACTTTAATAAACAGTGCAACAATGACACAGCTTAATTTTAATGGATCCTACCAGCATCAaattgcgtttttttttttcaccaaacGTTTATATCTTCACCCTCAGCCACATTAACAAACAACCTCGACAGGGACAGGACTCGAACCGGCTTGTGACACCGCCGCAGTAAGCACACCGCTTCTTGTTTTGGGACTCTTCCTTTCACACTTTGGAGAAGGAAATATATAATCAGTTTCCTTCTTCTATATATTTCCTTTTTCACTCGGAATTTCCTTCTTTCACTTCGGAGTTTccttcttctatatatatatatatatatatatagaactaaAGCCATCAATCTCGTCATCAGGGCAATTGGAGCGACAATGTCTGTTGAAAAGGTTCCGGTTTGCTGTATTATGGGTCAAACAGATTGTGGGAAAACCAAATTGTTGGAATATATGGGAAGCTATGATGATAtaaagaagcagcagcagcagcagaatcaTGGTGGCAGGAGTGCCGCTTTCTTTCCAGCCAAGTACATAGAGGAGAGAGCAGCAGcaggagcagcagcagcagaagagAGAGAAGTGGATGGTCCTTTATCAATCAATCTCCCTGGTTTACTCATCGTTGATATCTCCGCTGTTGAGTCAGATTCTAACAAGCGTCTGCGGGCTTGGCTTTCATGTGATCTTCCTGTTTTAGTTCTTGACATTGCTGTTGGGGTCGATCATGAAATAATTGACTTAGTCAAGCTCTTGAGATTGTTTCATAAGGATTTCGTCCTTGTATTGAATaaggtcttcttcttcttcttcagcaaAAAGGGCCTTGCTTTAATTCTTGAtcctctaattgtttttttttttgtctcgaAATTATGCAGGTGGACAAACTTTTAGGATGGAAAAATTGCCCCAACACTCCTATTTCAAGGGCAGTACCCCTGCAGAGGACAGAGGTGCAATCTGAGTTATCTTCAAGGATCAAACAGGTTTGTCTACTTATCACCATCTTTTTACGGAGTGTTTTCTCAATTCGTTTTCTCATCCTTGTTATAATCTATGGTTTCCAACCCCAGGTTAAAACCGCGTTAACGAAGGAAGGAGTAGAAGCTGTCAGGATTCTACCTACTAGCACAGTTAGGCATGTCCTGGTCCCTCCCTAgatcctttgtttttcttagcTTTCCTCTCTGCTCTATGAAATCCACTCTCTTTTTAGACTCAATGTAGTAATATTCTGATTCTGTGTTGTTACAGTGGAGAAGGCGTTGCTGATCTACTGCTGACATTGTATGATCGCATCCAGAAAACTATGGATGAGAAGCTGTCTTTTCACTGATGTATGATTCTTCTGATCCTATTTGAATCAAACATATCACATTAGAAGAATTCATTTCAGTAGCCGTTAATCATGTATAATTAATGAGGGTTTATATTAAACCAACTAATCAAACAATTTTGATCTCCAGAaacctaatttaattaataattttatgtgatCTCCAGCTACAAATTAATTGCACATGTATGAATTATTCTCAAAATAAGCAACATTGCATATATGTTAAACATGTAAAGGtatttgaattaataatttattccaTCTGGTTAAaacatgttttgatttaaaaaaaaaataattaaaacaataatgttgattttaaaaaacaaataacctcAATATCTTCTTCTTAGTTCTAAGAAACAAATCGATTGCTTAGTAGTTTCtgttttattctgatttttatttgatgctCTGTGATTTTTCAGCTACTGCAACGATGCTTGCGCTGCAAAGGCTGGAAATGGAGTCTTTTTGTGTTTAGGGTCCCAGTAAATATCTATAGCATTGAgggatttcttttgttttcgctttcactattttttttcaggCTCTTTGCGCCaataataactgatttattttATGTAGTTGATCATATTTATGGACACAATTATACTTTCCATACCAAAAAAACAGGGGTTGCAGCGCGAAAAATAAAGGTGgaggttgttttatttttattttgcattttttatttttatttttatttattcttcaacatttatttcattttaaatttatcaatataaattgtttcggtttgttttctatgtagttaatcattttaaatttattttaaacttggtttgtgcttgattttattaatgtttatttttgttatctaaTAATTGAgtaaagaaagttaaaaaaaaatgtttttataccCAGTAACAAAGTTCAACCAAGTGGAGCCCATCACTCGGATCGTAAATTTGATGGGTTAAACCGTGAAATCTAGGTTGATTCAATATAtcaatatcttaatattaaaaattgatacCAGGGTAACTtagttgaaaacaaattaaataaaattatgaatttcaattatCAAATGACTTAGTGTTGAAggacaaaactgaaaaaaatatttatttaaaaaaaaagaaaagaattgagtcaacccgagttaactctcTAACTCCACAATCATAgtcataagactgagataaccccgtagaaagaaaagtgaaagaaGAGAGCATGAAAACTAATtactcatagaaaataaataaaaaaataaattatgaaacctaatttctaactaacctaatgttgaaggatgaactaaccaaaattcaattagaaaaaaaaataacttgagttaactcagAGTGATTTGTTAAATCTGcaacctgagtcatgagattggaataagtttatagaaagcaaataagaaaattataaagctctactttcaacaaatttaaagaCCAAtatataacctaataaaaaaattataaaatataatttctaaaaaattctaatattaaataataaaattaaaaaaatacaaaaataaaatactattttaataaataatatttgatggGTAGGGATACAATAATTTAGCttctgataataataataataataatttttaaagcttCGAATTACTTAATGGAAGCTGATTTGATGGTGGGATGAGTTCCATATTTGAGTCAATTTGAATGTAATAAAATCATATCCCATTCTCTCTCTCCAGGAACCCTAATTGGAAAGCGCAATACCAGTGATCAAGATTgaagactcttttttttttattaattgtgttGTGATCGTTCTCAAATCCcacttgaaatataaaaaagaacaagtGGCATCATCACAACAACGTAaccaagtttaaaatttaattcaaaatttaaaatttaattcacgTCAGGCtattagttaaattaaattaaatattgatttgataaaacataattaataaatataacttgttaattaattaaatatttttaaaattataaataagacAAAACATTGTTTCGACACCTCACCAATTTGCTAAGTGAactcttaataaataatatttttttcccctcaaatCAGCTTTGCAAATTAAATCCGACAACTATGTTCCAAAAAATTTATAGTTAAATCGACCCTTACATCATCTCCACAAATAATCTCGGCATTtgtgaaaaagataaaaaaaaaaaaaaacaacacccaaaaacaaaattcattggTAAAAGCCCAAAgagaaaagcccaaaaaaaGCGGATACTGGGGGGGTGCAGCATGACGAACGAatcttcaccaccaccaccaccttcttCCACCAATCAAATCCTCTTCTGCTTCCCCcccaggaagaaaaaaaaaaaacacaaccccgaaacaccaacaccaatatATAACCCCTTTCCCCTCTCTCCTGTTTGTTTTCCAGGAAAATTCGAACAGAAAAAACACACCCACAAAATATTTCTGGGAAATCAATTGCTGATTGAGTGGAAAGGGAAGAAATGGCGTCAACGGGAAACGCGGGTTGGGTGAGCGATTCGTATTTTATGGATGATATTACAGTTCATGATCCCAATTTCTCCGGTTTCTCCTGGCCATCTCCTTCGCCCCCTGTTCAACAACAACAGCACCACCAAACCCCTTTTGCTCCTGTTGTTACTGCTTCGTCTCCTAATTTCGGGTAGGATTTTCGTTAAATTTCCCAATTTCCCTTGAATTTTCGTTGCTTTTAGatcatattaatataaaaaagcagggatttatttttgttttggctgATTTAGGGGTTTTAGTGATTAGGGTTTGTTAAGAATAGTGAGATTCAatgttttttggttgttttgtgCTTGTTAATGCTAGTAGTTAAGTGAGTTTCAAATGAGTTATGTAATTGTTCAAGGCATGATTGACTTTTGGATTATTCCTTTGAGAATTTGGTGGCTGATGCATGATTTGATTTAACTAGTAGGTTGATTACAAGATGAATTGTGGTGGGTCTTGGCGGAAATTTGAAGGGTGGTTACGTTGGGGCGTATTTACCTTGAATAATCTTGTAGTTAGAGGCCAATTtgcttttactcttttttttgtaatgtgaCATGAGCTTCAGTTTTAAGTAGTGGAAGTTTGATTTGCATCATTTGCACACAGACGAATAGTATAGCTATATTGTATAAAGTGAGCAGTACTCACTGTATAAGCAAGTGGACAAGAGGGTAGTACTTATTGAGACCTTGTGTAAGTTGCAAGTATGGCACATGGATTTTCTTTATGAAGTAGGAACTTGCAAACAGCGAGGGTTTACTTTCTTTCTGTTATAATAGTTTGAAATGGGCAGCTTTTGACTTTTTCTTCGTAATTAGTGTTTCATATTTCCATTAATGAGAGTGAGAGATAACAACTCTTTTCACTTGAAGGGCCTTTTTGTATTTTCCGTTCTAAgttccttagttttttttttcccgctcgcctccttttttatcttttgtgaCATTTACAATTCTTGTTTTGGATATATAAATTACATACTTGTAACAGGTACTTAAATTGGATTTGAATGTCAtctttcttgttgttttgtGGTTATTCACTTGATCTTCTAACTCCATTAGTGCATGTGTGATTACATGTATAGTGAGGAAATTGATGGATCGTTTGGGGATTGTGATGTGCACAAGGAACCAAACTCCAAGAAGAGGTACACTTCTTTTGTCTTTCTCTGCTCTAATCCCTTTAAAAAGGAAGGGGTTGGGGTTGGGTGTTGAATTCCCTGTAATGATTATgtggttattgatattgttgagCTGATTCAACTTTATTCCCCGTATATGTGTTTTCCTTGGAAAGTTTGGGAGTTGGAATTGAGAATTCGTGCACCCACCTTTTGATGCCTTTATGCTGAGACAGAACAGCATAGACCTGGTTTCAGAGCGTAGataattatgttgttttttagatGCCATAATTGAGGAAAAATAAACCAGATTGTCCTTTACTGTTAAGTCTCTTGCAATCATGCTTGCTGGTAATGGTTCTTTGAAGTGAAAGTCTGAAAGATATTATGCCAATATATTTGAATCAGATAACCATTCCAATTGTGTTCGTTGAATTTGTCTTTTTACTACTATATGATAACTATTGCTACCAGTCCCACAGTAAGACCCATATGTCAGAGGTGTTTCTAAACAAGCATCATGAAGATGATATTACATTTAGTAGCACTAGGGTAGAGTTCTCATGTGCTCTATTCTTTATGCAGTTTAtggaataatttttaacatggtaCTATGTTAATCTGTTTTGCATGTACAAAAGTGTGATACATGCATGAATTATTTGTTTGTctgttttacattttaaataagTGGATTGGAGTGAGCATGTTGTGCAGTGATGTCATCCCACCTCTCTCTCACACATGTTTCCTTGCTGCAGGAGTAGATCTGAATCGTGTAGTGCGTCTAGCTCCAAAGCATGTAGGGAAAAGTTGCGAAGGGATAGGCTAAATGACAAGTACTCTCATATTCTCTTGCATCCCTTTTTGTCTCTGTCTCTCTGTGTGCCTCTCCTAGGCACTCACTCTCTGTATTTGGAATGTCTACAAGGTTTATGGAATTGGGCTCTATCTTGGATCCTGGGAGAACTCCCAAAACGGACAAGGCTGCTATTTTGGTTGATGCTGTCCGCATTGTGACTCAGTTACGAGGTGAAGCCCAGAAGTTGAAGGACTCAAATTCAAGTCTTCAAGAGAAGATTAAAGAGTTGAAGGTCTATTGACATTTATGCGCttccaattctattttttattgtgatggACTTCTGGGCtctagttatttatttatgtgtttgATTTCTTCCCTTTGCATCATATCCTGCCACCTAAGACAACTGCTGCAATTCTTTTGAACTTTCCTTTGTCTTGCATAGGCTGAGAAGAATGAGCTTCGCGATGAGAAGCAGAGGCTGAAGGCAGAGAAGGAGAAGTTGGAGCAGCAGCTGAAAACCATGAACTCACAACCCAGCTTCATGCCTGCCCCTCCTGCAATCCCTGCAGCATTCACTACTCAAGGCCAAGCACCTGGCAACAAATTAATGCCCTTCATTAGTTATCCAGGGGTTGCCATGTGGCAGTTCATGCCACCCGCTGCAGTGGATACATCGCAAGATCATGTGCTCCGCCCACCAGTTGCTTAAGTTGGTGACCTGCTATGAATTGGGTTTGCATTTTGCACCCAAACAAAATGCATTTATTTTGCCATTGCTTTGTCTGCATTAGTTTTTGCTGAGGTTTTCTCACTGGATTTGGTGGCTGACTGATTGTATTTCAATCTGGACTTTATATGAATCGTTGCTGGTGTTCACTTGTAAATTTAATAAGCTTAGTCTGGCAAGCTATGTTTCGGTTTGACTGGTTGTAGGGGTTTCTTTAGCTTTAGAAGTTGACTGGTTTCTTCCAGTTCATATGTTACTGGTAACGTCTATGGCTTCCCCTTAATCTCTGCTGGCCGCGGGACTCTTCAAACTAGGGGATCGCTGCAcagtatttgaataaataaattttcactCTTGTTGAGTACTCATTTCTTGTCCTCAATGGCTGAGGAATTAGGCATGCATGTGCCTTGTTCTTTGTAGTCAGGGATGGTAGTAAGTTGAGTCTGGGTTAACCTGAATATCTATATCCAATTATCAACCACACAACCCTGACTGGAATATCCTCATCCAGCCCAAATCTGTCCCATACAATGCTTTCATGCTGTGTTGATTGAGTGAAATTGCCATTTCAAATTGTAGCGATGTACCAGGCCTTTGAACAGATTAGAATATGTCAAGAACTTGTGGTGTTTGGCTTCGTCCAATCAACTCAGCGAGTGGAATTATGTTTTCTCATGGACATGAAAGCAGCAACGGAAATTGGAAACTGGTTGATGCCTTGAGAGCATCATAGCCATGCTCTCAATCATGGTTCCTCAGCTATAATAGTTAGCAAGTATGGTTTTTTTCCCATATAGCGAGCGCTGTAGCACTCCTTAGTAGGTGGTGGCTAGTAGCGTGAGAGAAGATTGGACAGCGTCGCTCGCGGGAAAAAAATGAAGGCTTGGTTCCAAGGTACCTCGTCGACCAAATGGGGGTGGAGAATGCAAGGGGAAGTACCTGGTACACTCGTCTCTTATCTCTGATCCTCTTTCGATCTCTTCTctctataataattaaaacttatttcgccttgaaataaaaaaatccctgTCAAGAATCCACTTTGATTTTATGCATGCCCGCTTTCTGTTTGTTGATAAAACGcagagaaattggaagaaattatggTAAAGTTTTCagctttttgttatttgaattatgGTTGTTTCTAATTTCTGTTGATTGAATAATTGAACTGGTTTTTTCTGTTTAAGATAGAAaatgttttgggttttgttgatttttcaatttttgttgtttaatttgattCACAATCCTATAtgctttaataatataatattcatGATTCTATATCTTAGATAGTATGatatgacaatattttttaattaattagttaaaataactattttaattaaaatgtaaagAGTAGTgaaggtaaaaaatataaaccctCCATCCGTGGGCCATCATTATATGCGGTTGCCAATTTGCCATGATATCTCTTCTATCTACTTCCAGCTCGTGTACCGTCTTGGTTTCAAAATCTTGCTATCCTGTTTTACAAAAACTCCCATGGCTTCCAATCTCCTCAAATTTCACATCCAATCATTCAAAACTACAAATCGTTCTACACAATTTCTTCAACATGAAACTCTCTCTCCACATATTGCTTTCCCAgaaaaccaccaccaccaccaccttgtCCATTGCCGTGTTTCCTTCCCCTCACCTCCCCTTTACCAATCCAGAAGTCCCGCTCTTTCTATCCACTCCTTATCTTCCTCCAGCTCCCCTCCTACCTCCAAAGAAGAAGCCATTGTTCAAGCCAAAACCTGTCTCTCAACCACCCTAGAGAAGCCCCTAAACAACCCAAAACTAGCTGGCAAACTCAAGAAACTGAAGCAACCTAGATTCCAGGTAGAAATCCCAGTCATAGATGACTCGCCAACTTCTCTCTCTCAACTTGCCTCTGATGTTTTCAAAGACCTGCCCATTAAGAGAAGAGGGACACCGGTCAAGATTTTAATCCTCTGGCCGAGTCCCACGTTGAAGAACAGAGGCATAGAAGCATTCCAATCTTACAATTCATCAAAAAATGTTGAGCACGTCGACGTTTCTTCAGTCAGAAACACAGACAACAGAATTTTGAGTTCTGCCGAAGTGGCAGTGTTTCTGGGGCCAGAGACTTCACAGTTGCCTGATATCAAAACTGTTACTGATATTTTGTACCCAAAGCCAGTAGTCATATTCAACCCCAAATGGGGGTTTGGAGAGGAGAACGAGTTTGGTGATTTGAGTGGCTTTGTGGGATCCTTTGAAGTGGTATATTCATTCATGGGGTTGGAGGTTAGAGGTATTTTGAGCAAGCGAAAAGGAGTGATTTTCAAGTGTGTCAGAGATGGGGTTGTGAGTGGTGAGAAATGGACCGTTCttgttgaagaagaaggaggagaactgAAGGTTGTTTCAAGGTTCAAGGCACGACCATCCATTGGTGAAGTAGAGAATGTTTTGTACAATCTGATGGCTATCAATTCGCCAATTACCAAGTCTGCTAGGTTTTTCAAGGATTTGGTGTCAAATGTAACAGGAAGAAAGTAAATAGAATTTGAGAATGTATGCTCTGGATTTTGCGTCAATGAAGTTTGGTAATTCGCTTGAATCTTCTAATGCTATACGTTTGTTTGCTCCTCCATCACACTTACCACCATAAGTTATTTATGAAACAAACATTTCCAGACTCTTGCTCAAACTTGAACTCCACTTGTACAAAACGAGCACCTGTCACAAGACTTGGTTCGTTTAATGGAACCAAAACTTAAataccaaatttaataactcaattattaaatttaataaattcaagtacatcaaaatataagAGGCACAAATCAAGTTATTAAGAAAGGagattgaattaaaatgatagaatcaaattcttgaaataaaaGGTGTGAATCCAATGAACTAGTTTCtatagcttcttcttcttcttcttcttcttaaaaaatagatattctcAGACTAGCTTGGGCGATCTTAAGGGAGCTTCCCTCACACTGACCTGGTgcattcaaaaataataataataataataataattcttctAGGTGATAGATCTAAGGTGCCAGATGAAAGAAACCTTTTTGACCATCCGACCTCCCTTTAGGTTAGTTTTTATAGTTGCATTTCTAGTTTGGCTTGTCTTGTCTGTTTACAAGTTTGCCATGtgtaaatttatgttttatttgcaTATATTTATATcccaagtatttttttattctatgtttttctattatgggtaattttcatatattttaacttcattttagatatataaaaaaatagcaatcacaTAAAACGTAATATATATTGTAATCAAATTAGGTGAAACATACATCACGCAATTACAATGATGCCAAAAGGCAATGCTGTTACAATGAAGCTACAACATATTTGAATGAAAACTATGATTTGGTTAAATAAAGTATGGTTTATTTAATGTTGAGGATTTAATTAATACTAAAAGTGTTCATTATGTGACCATAGAGATATGATGGTACTTACAAATGttgttatttgattatttttttattaataatgttgagattttggagaaaattatAACATCAATTCTTGAAGATCATGTAagtttagttttgatttattaaaaaaatgtaaggaAAATAACCAACATGATACGAACATCATGTATATAAAAATTCAGAAACCTACAGTCAAGATTGATcacaaatcatgaaaagctaaGATCATATTTGAAACTGATATTGACATATCTATAAGTACCTGTATTGGGGCACCATGACTATAATAACAAACCTCCACCCAACAATTATAGAGAATCATGAACGAGAAGTATGAAGGACACCACGaacattgattaattattcgATAAGTCAAGAGAAGTTTTTtgaagaatcaaagaaagaaaaatctctCACAACACATAATAATAGTTGCCGAAatcaaaatttgtaaaaaaaacctaattacaagataaatatcatatttataCTAGGTAAAAACATTCTAAATAAtgctgaaaaaaataacaaaagagttctaaataaaataaaataaaaaatcctaaattatttagaaaactAATACAATTCTTGTATAGTAGCTTGTAGCACGTGACATCTATCTACTAATTTCTAAACACGAGTAATGGAGTTGGATTACAGGGGTTTGAATCATAAAAGAGACTGAAAGTAAGTCTTTGAAGTggatttttaccttgaaaacaacCTCTAATAGCTTCATGCTCACCACTAGGCTATCGGCCTCCGAATCACCTTTCTGGATCGATAAGATTTGTATTAATCAGACACTCAAGTCAAAACCTATGGCTGTCAATACAACAACTCAAGTTTTTCCTTCCAAGTCATCTTCTTAGGCTTTTACCCATCTTCCTGGTCCAAGAACATCCTTGGATAGGTTTTCTATGTCATTTCTTTCCACTAGTAGAAGACTCAACCTCGAGTTagaactaattaattaagacAATAGATTTCAAAGTATGCTCCTTCGATGTTTGGCTACAATACCCAATAATTACCAAGTATGCTAAGTTTTTCAAAGCTTTAGTGTCAAATGTAACCAGAAGAGAGAGtaagatataatttaagaatttaCTTAGTGATTTTTCCCCAATTATTAATCTTTAATTGCTTAATT
It contains:
- the LOC7470922 gene encoding eukaryotic translation initiation factor 5B — its product is MSVEKVPVCCIMGQTDCGKTKLLEYMGSYDDIKKQQQQQNHGGRSAAFFPAKYIEERAAAGAAAAEEREVDGPLSINLPGLLIVDISAVESDSNKRLRAWLSCDLPVLVLDIAVGVDHEIIDLVKLLRLFHKDFVLVLNKVDKLLGWKNCPNTPISRAVPLQRTEVQSELSSRIKQVKTALTKEGVEAVRILPTSTVRHVLVPP
- the LOC7470923 gene encoding transcription factor ILR3, producing MASTGNAGWVSDSYFMDDITVHDPNFSGFSWPSPSPPVQQQQHHQTPFAPVVTASSPNFGEEIDGSFGDCDVHKEPNSKKRSRSESCSASSSKACREKLRRDRLNDKFMELGSILDPGRTPKTDKAAILVDAVRIVTQLRGEAQKLKDSNSSLQEKIKELKAEKNELRDEKQRLKAEKEKLEQQLKTMNSQPSFMPAPPAIPAAFTTQGQAPGNKLMPFISYPGVAMWQFMPPAAVDTSQDHVLRPPVA
- the LOC7470924 gene encoding uncharacterized protein LOC7470924, encoding MRLPICHDISSIYFQLVYRLGFKILLSCFTKTPMASNLLKFHIQSFKTTNRSTQFLQHETLSPHIAFPENHHHHHLVHCRVSFPSPPLYQSRSPALSIHSLSSSSSPPTSKEEAIVQAKTCLSTTLEKPLNNPKLAGKLKKLKQPRFQVEIPVIDDSPTSLSQLASDVFKDLPIKRRGTPVKILILWPSPTLKNRGIEAFQSYNSSKNVEHVDVSSVRNTDNRILSSAEVAVFLGPETSQLPDIKTVTDILYPKPVVIFNPKWGFGEENEFGDLSGFVGSFEVVYSFMGLEVRGILSKRKGVIFKCVRDGVVSGEKWTVLVEEEGGELKVVSRFKARPSIGEVENVLYNLMAINSPITKSARFFKDLVSNVTGRK